Proteins from one Thermococcus sp. M36 genomic window:
- the pxpB gene encoding 5-oxoprolinase subunit PxpB: MQPELRPAGDSALLLSFGEVIDEGINDRVHAIARAIEKASPGWLVEVVPAYSSLLVVYDPIKTSYTQVEDAVKSFLDAGIKSFEGRLVEVPVVYGGEYGPDIEFVAEHNGLTVDDIIEIHSRPVYRVHFLGFLPGFPYLGGMDERIATPRLERPRLKVPAGSVGIAGKQTGIYPLESPGGWRLIGRTPLRLFDPSKEPPTLLQPGDRVRFVPIDEEEFRELYEREWGEKND; this comes from the coding sequence ATGCAGCCCGAACTGAGGCCCGCCGGCGACTCTGCCCTGCTGCTCTCCTTCGGAGAGGTTATCGACGAGGGGATAAACGACCGCGTTCACGCGATAGCGAGGGCCATAGAAAAAGCCTCACCAGGGTGGCTCGTGGAGGTGGTGCCAGCCTACTCCTCCCTCTTGGTGGTCTACGACCCCATTAAAACCAGTTACACCCAGGTCGAAGATGCAGTGAAAAGTTTCCTGGACGCGGGGATTAAGAGCTTTGAGGGCAGACTCGTCGAGGTTCCCGTCGTTTATGGTGGCGAGTACGGCCCCGATATCGAGTTCGTGGCAGAGCACAACGGCCTCACGGTTGATGACATCATCGAAATCCACAGCAGGCCGGTCTACCGTGTCCACTTCCTCGGTTTCCTTCCCGGCTTCCCCTACCTCGGCGGCATGGACGAGCGCATAGCGACGCCACGCCTTGAGAGGCCCAGGCTAAAGGTTCCTGCCGGCTCAGTCGGGATAGCGGGAAAGCAGACCGGCATCTATCCCTTGGAAAGTCCCGGCGGCTGGAGGCTCATTGGGAGAACCCCACTGAGGCTCTTCGATCCATCGAAAGAGCCGCCAACCCTTCTCCAGCCGGGGGACAGGGTGAGGTTCGTCCCAATAGACGAAGAGGAATTCAGGGAGCTCTACGAGCGTGAATGGGGTGAAAAGAATGATTGA
- a CDS encoding biotin-dependent carboxyltransferase family protein, producing MIELLKVPSLLTVQDSGRPNYRKLGVPISGFMDDVSARLANYLAGNPGNAPLLEFLLAGPMLRFNASTVFAVAGDVEVRLNGVPVEPWTSHWAKRGDVLEVGTLKSGLYGYIAFAGGIKCERLLGSCSTYPKASLGNPLKAGDRLSLGYAVLTGREGRYLPRELRPDHSASKKEIRIVLGPNLDHFTEGGIETFLSSEYTVTAESDRMGYRLDGPVIEHSGKGADIVTEPLLPGTVQVPASGKPIVMMRDAQTTGGYAKIATVISADLHILAQSRPGTKVMFRAVGAGEAQEALRKREKTLGAIKGLLDGKLRAYRIKALGEEMIAFTKVEKGG from the coding sequence ATGATTGAGCTCCTAAAAGTGCCCTCGCTCCTGACCGTTCAGGACTCCGGGAGGCCCAACTACAGAAAGCTCGGCGTCCCCATTTCCGGCTTCATGGACGACGTGAGCGCCCGTTTGGCAAACTATCTTGCTGGAAACCCCGGGAACGCTCCGCTCCTTGAGTTTCTTCTGGCCGGCCCAATGCTCAGGTTCAACGCCTCGACTGTCTTTGCAGTTGCAGGGGACGTCGAGGTGAGGCTGAACGGCGTGCCGGTTGAGCCGTGGACGAGCCACTGGGCGAAGAGGGGAGACGTCCTTGAGGTCGGCACGCTTAAGAGCGGCCTCTACGGGTACATTGCCTTCGCCGGAGGGATAAAGTGCGAGAGGCTCCTCGGCAGCTGCTCCACCTATCCGAAGGCGAGCCTCGGGAACCCTCTGAAGGCCGGCGATAGGCTAAGCCTTGGCTATGCGGTTTTAACCGGCAGGGAGGGACGCTACCTTCCGAGAGAACTGAGGCCGGACCACTCGGCGAGTAAGAAGGAAATCCGCATCGTCCTCGGCCCGAACCTCGACCACTTCACGGAAGGGGGTATCGAGACCTTTCTAAGCTCGGAATACACTGTAACGGCTGAGAGCGACAGGATGGGTTACCGGCTAGACGGGCCGGTGATAGAACACTCCGGGAAGGGCGCGGACATCGTTACGGAGCCCCTACTGCCTGGAACGGTTCAGGTGCCGGCCAGCGGAAAGCCAATCGTCATGATGCGCGACGCCCAGACGACCGGCGGCTACGCCAAGATCGCCACAGTAATAAGCGCCGACCTTCATATCCTGGCTCAGAGCAGGCCAGGAACTAAGGTCATGTTCAGAGCAGTTGGTGCCGGAGAGGCGCAGGAGGCTCTGAGAAAGCGCGAAAAAACCTTGGGAGCAATAAAGGGGCTCCTCGATGGAAAACTGAGGGCCTACAGGATTAAAGCACTCGGAGAAGAAATGATAGCATTCACAAAAGTGGAAAAGGGGGGCTAG
- a CDS encoding protein cytosolic protein — protein MRRRKIVALSLGLLVMLPLFWTVFSTPVEASDYTEVKVAYYRTLPFKEPEAKIILPSRGVNTVTVLGMLPNGTPVDLGTYAGGESIKMDYRRIERYLRIWEEHLKKARTDPSFVNPGIVLLGTAHRKDGLGYFVRGVPLNLGEVLKRRSFRVSVLNGFRTLLSSKEIERLKSREGNTATGKTIGADSFPPGFFPEECYPGPYGTSVCFDWVLEEVYDTEDNTVIPLAAAFLNGDVGEIDDVYLRERFQSSRVLGVEIGFSAVAAVDRSGTGASYEAEIVGMVYTLKGDHLWLKKSVRFRGEDIRRPTVVGIGIKGDIALAKYRLYGPYGPLDVTMYVVMAQPEIRNGRLISVWGKEDGAPSRYGGTFRKAMYYIERYWKPGFTVKSKDFIEVNNFDVSQSVSTLPLFSVAAPVLPKLNGPLGTDVYPVLLSTGVGVTKYRSEYALVGITVGLEHRYREVSGTFYKSPVRFEYDGEEYWLSSMYADVTVFPSFNPRCNPRTGVCPEDGETPKG, from the coding sequence ATTGAGTCTTGGTCTGTTGGTAATGTTGCCTCTTTTCTGGACAGTGTTCAGCACGCCGGTTGAGGCGAGCGACTACACGGAGGTAAAGGTCGCTTACTACCGAACCCTCCCGTTCAAGGAACCGGAAGCCAAGATCATCCTTCCGAGCAGGGGCGTAAACACCGTCACCGTCCTCGGGATGCTCCCCAACGGCACACCGGTTGACCTCGGCACCTACGCCGGTGGGGAGTCCATCAAGATGGATTACAGGCGGATTGAAAGATACCTCCGGATCTGGGAGGAACACCTCAAAAAAGCCAGAACTGATCCTTCCTTTGTTAACCCCGGGATAGTTCTCCTCGGCACAGCTCACAGGAAAGACGGGCTCGGCTACTTTGTTAGAGGTGTGCCCCTGAACCTCGGGGAGGTTTTAAAGCGGAGAAGCTTCAGGGTTTCAGTTCTCAACGGCTTCCGGACCCTGCTCTCGTCTAAAGAGATTGAGCGGCTGAAGTCCCGTGAGGGGAACACAGCTACCGGGAAGACCATCGGGGCCGATTCTTTTCCACCGGGCTTTTTCCCGGAGGAGTGCTATCCCGGCCCTTACGGTACTTCAGTCTGCTTTGACTGGGTGCTCGAAGAGGTCTACGACACAGAGGACAACACAGTGATACCTCTAGCTGCCGCCTTCTTAAACGGAGACGTGGGAGAAATTGACGATGTGTACCTGAGGGAGCGGTTCCAGTCGTCCAGGGTTCTAGGCGTGGAGATAGGTTTCTCGGCGGTAGCTGCGGTCGACAGGAGTGGTACGGGGGCAAGTTACGAGGCGGAGATAGTTGGAATGGTCTACACGCTGAAAGGAGACCATCTGTGGCTTAAAAAAAGCGTCAGATTTAGGGGGGAGGACATAAGAAGGCCGACTGTAGTCGGAATCGGGATAAAGGGTGACATCGCCCTCGCCAAGTATCGCTTGTATGGGCCCTATGGCCCATTGGATGTCACGATGTACGTTGTGATGGCCCAGCCCGAAATCCGGAACGGGAGGCTGATTTCGGTGTGGGGCAAGGAGGATGGAGCACCCTCCCGTTACGGTGGAACTTTCAGAAAAGCAATGTATTATATTGAACGCTACTGGAAGCCGGGCTTTACGGTCAAGTCAAAGGACTTCATTGAGGTTAACAACTTTGACGTTTCGCAGAGCGTCTCCACCCTACCGCTCTTCAGCGTTGCCGCGCCGGTGCTTCCAAAGCTCAACGGCCCTCTGGGAACCGATGTCTATCCTGTACTGCTGTCGACAGGCGTGGGGGTGACCAAATACCGCTCGGAGTATGCTCTCGTGGGGATTACAGTGGGGCTCGAACATAGATACAGAGAAGTCTCTGGTACGTTCTACAAAAGCCCGGTTCGCTTTGAGTACGATGGGGAGGAATACTGGCTCAGCTCAATGTATGCAGACGTTACAGTATTCCCTTCATTCAATCCAAGATGCAATCCGCGTACAGGCGTTTGCCCCGAAGATGGAGAAACCCCGAAAGGCTAA
- a CDS encoding DEAD/DEAH box helicase produces MSFESLGLSEATLVAVRRKGFSQPTDIQREVIPRLLSGDADIIGQSQTGTGKTAAFALPIIEAIDEKEKSVQAIILTPTRELALQVADEIKSLRGRKRVYVYAVYGGQPIGPQIRALERGTHVVVGTPGRVLDHIRRGTLDLSGVKFFILDEADRMLDMGFIDDIEAIFRETPRKKRVLMFSATMPREILRLARRYMNDYEVIKVSSDELVPEMVEQEYIEVVPARKFSTLKKILSDDFYGIVFCATKRETRELSEKLRRQGYSAEALNGDMSQAARERTFWRFKTKRTRILVATDVAARGLDVQDISHIVNYSLPMTAEDYVHRIGRTGRMGKKGKAVTFIMPGEFKRLRYIASVAGVDIQKSELSEEIPREYRERYEREERPRGYRKNGRRNYSRGYSRRY; encoded by the coding sequence ATGAGTTTTGAAAGCTTAGGCTTATCTGAGGCGACGTTAGTTGCCGTTAGGAGGAAGGGCTTCTCACAGCCCACCGACATCCAGAGGGAGGTCATTCCGCGCCTTTTGTCTGGCGATGCAGATATAATCGGGCAGTCCCAGACCGGAACCGGAAAGACGGCCGCTTTTGCCTTGCCCATAATCGAGGCGATTGATGAGAAGGAAAAGAGTGTCCAGGCGATTATCCTGACGCCCACGAGGGAGCTCGCCCTTCAGGTGGCGGACGAGATAAAGAGCCTCCGAGGGAGGAAGAGAGTTTACGTTTACGCAGTCTACGGCGGCCAGCCGATTGGCCCGCAGATAAGGGCCCTTGAGAGAGGTACTCACGTCGTCGTTGGAACCCCCGGAAGGGTTCTCGACCACATAAGGCGCGGAACCCTTGATCTGAGCGGGGTGAAGTTCTTCATCCTCGACGAGGCCGACAGGATGCTTGACATGGGCTTCATAGACGACATAGAGGCAATCTTCAGGGAAACACCGAGGAAGAAGCGCGTGCTGATGTTCTCGGCAACGATGCCACGCGAGATTTTAAGGCTGGCGAGGCGCTATATGAACGATTATGAGGTAATCAAAGTCAGCAGCGACGAGCTCGTTCCGGAGATGGTGGAGCAGGAGTACATTGAAGTCGTTCCTGCCAGAAAGTTCTCGACTCTCAAGAAAATCCTTAGCGACGACTTCTACGGGATAGTCTTCTGCGCAACGAAGAGGGAAACGCGGGAGCTGAGCGAGAAGCTCAGGAGGCAGGGCTACAGCGCCGAAGCTCTCAACGGAGACATGAGTCAGGCGGCCAGAGAAAGGACATTCTGGCGCTTCAAGACCAAGAGGACAAGGATTCTCGTAGCGACTGACGTTGCCGCGAGGGGCCTCGACGTCCAGGACATAAGCCACATAGTGAACTACTCCCTGCCCATGACGGCCGAAGACTACGTCCACAGGATAGGCAGAACCGGCAGGATGGGCAAGAAGGGCAAGGCGGTCACCTTCATCATGCCCGGTGAGTTCAAGAGGCTCCGCTACATAGCAAGCGTCGCGGGTGTTGATATCCAGAAGTCTGAGCTCAGCGAGGAGATACCTAGGGAGTACCGCGAGAGGTACGAGCGCGAGGAGAGACCACGGGGATACAGGAAAAACGGAAGAAGAAACTACTCCCGCGGCTATTCGAGGCGCTATTAG
- a CDS encoding type II toxin-antitoxin system VapC family toxin, producing MKVQVIDAAVFIQGFDVEGVTTPKVVDEVKDPESRLFLEGLISAGKVRVLVPSKESLEAVRKAAKKTGELGELSETDVEVLALAYELEGVLFTDDYNLQNIAKTLGIEFKTLKRGIKRVIHWNYVCIGCGKRFSEMPQEGVCPDCGSPVRLIPRRKQKKRKRG from the coding sequence ATGAAGGTTCAGGTTATCGATGCGGCAGTTTTTATTCAGGGGTTCGATGTCGAGGGTGTTACAACGCCGAAGGTCGTTGATGAGGTGAAAGACCCGGAGTCGAGGCTTTTTCTGGAGGGATTGATAAGCGCGGGAAAGGTTAGGGTTCTCGTCCCCTCAAAGGAGAGCCTTGAGGCGGTGAGGAAGGCCGCCAAAAAGACGGGAGAGCTTGGGGAGCTGAGCGAGACCGACGTTGAGGTTCTTGCCCTGGCCTACGAGCTCGAAGGGGTTCTCTTCACCGACGACTACAACCTGCAGAACATAGCGAAGACCTTAGGAATCGAGTTCAAAACCCTTAAGAGGGGAATTAAGCGGGTAATCCACTGGAACTACGTCTGCATCGGCTGCGGGAAACGTTTCTCAGAGATGCCACAGGAGGGTGTCTGCCCGGACTGCGGAAGCCCTGTGAGGCTGATTCCGAGGAGAAAGCAAAAAAAGAGGAAGAGGGGTTAG
- a CDS encoding DUF63 family protein, producing MGLYGFFYEYFIRPIEENKGYNPVNTVVYAVILGIAVLVLYRMLKRMGIRVDDRFFRALMPYIILGPLMRSMTDVGILPRTYLTVSPGGYFVIAAFAIASLYVVWRHVGPEERFYPLYRDFGWVLVGGLLFVLVINLNKVSFNWEVLKYFLPALAVAEVFIWMVSRKVALVRDNSLLFYTHFYDATTTFVGIQFLGFWEQHVLARWLINTFGTAAVMYPEKFLILFPVVFILDRWMKDEDPDLINFVKLTMFILGFGPGTRNLLIMLMGG from the coding sequence ATGGGGCTCTACGGGTTTTTTTACGAGTACTTCATCAGGCCCATAGAAGAAAACAAGGGATACAACCCGGTGAATACGGTCGTCTACGCGGTGATCCTGGGAATAGCCGTCCTAGTGCTCTACCGCATGCTCAAGCGCATGGGGATACGGGTTGACGACAGGTTCTTCAGGGCGCTCATGCCGTACATAATCCTCGGCCCGCTGATGCGGAGCATGACCGACGTTGGAATCCTCCCGAGGACTTATCTGACGGTCAGCCCCGGCGGCTACTTCGTCATAGCGGCCTTTGCAATAGCGTCGCTCTACGTCGTGTGGAGGCACGTCGGGCCGGAAGAGAGGTTTTACCCTCTCTACCGCGACTTCGGCTGGGTCCTGGTCGGAGGGCTGCTCTTCGTGCTGGTTATAAACCTCAACAAGGTGAGCTTCAACTGGGAGGTTTTGAAGTACTTCCTCCCGGCTCTAGCGGTGGCCGAGGTTTTCATCTGGATGGTCTCCAGAAAGGTTGCACTCGTGAGGGACAACTCGCTCCTCTTCTACACCCACTTCTACGACGCCACCACGACCTTCGTCGGAATCCAGTTCCTAGGATTCTGGGAACAGCACGTTCTGGCGAGGTGGCTGATAAACACCTTCGGAACCGCTGCGGTCATGTATCCAGAAAAGTTCCTCATACTCTTTCCGGTGGTGTTCATACTGGACAGGTGGATGAAGGACGAAGATCCCGACCTGATAAACTTCGTGAAGCTCACGATGTTCATCCTCGGCTTCGGGCCGGGCACGAGGAACCTGCTTATAATGCTCATGGGTGGTTGA
- a CDS encoding NAD(P)-dependent glycerol-1-phosphate dehydrogenase, whose translation MHLMQLPREVLLGEDLRGEVVHVARRLSLGERALILYGPRTREIAGKEVERNMKEAFDVSSLVVREASVEEVGRTLSKIRDLGIDWVIAVGGGSIIDVAKLASFKAGVPFISFPTTASHDGIASANASIRDLDAKTSVKAVPPVAVIADVKIIKTAPYRYLAAGVGDMISNLTAVKDWQLAHRIKGEYYSEYAASLSLMSAKMVIKNADIIRLGNEESVRKVVKGLISSGVAMSIAGSSRPASGAEHLFSHALDMIAPKPALHGEQTGVGTIIMAYLHGLRWERVRETLKKVGAPTNAYELGIEPDLIIEALTIAHTIRPERYTILGRDGLTREAAEKAAEITGVI comes from the coding sequence ATGCACCTGATGCAGCTTCCCAGAGAGGTGCTTTTGGGCGAGGATCTCAGGGGTGAGGTTGTCCACGTCGCCAGGAGGCTGAGCCTGGGCGAAAGGGCGCTTATACTTTATGGCCCGAGGACGAGAGAAATAGCCGGAAAGGAAGTCGAGCGGAACATGAAGGAAGCCTTTGACGTGAGCTCCCTCGTCGTAAGGGAAGCGAGTGTGGAGGAAGTTGGGAGAACCCTCTCTAAAATAAGGGATCTGGGAATAGACTGGGTCATTGCCGTCGGCGGCGGGAGCATAATAGACGTTGCAAAACTCGCCTCCTTCAAAGCGGGTGTTCCTTTCATAAGCTTCCCCACCACAGCATCCCATGACGGTATCGCAAGCGCCAACGCTTCGATAAGGGATCTAGACGCAAAAACCTCCGTCAAGGCCGTCCCGCCGGTGGCGGTCATAGCGGACGTTAAGATCATAAAGACGGCCCCATACCGCTACCTCGCAGCGGGAGTTGGCGACATGATAAGCAACCTAACCGCGGTTAAAGACTGGCAGCTGGCTCATCGGATCAAGGGCGAGTACTACAGCGAGTACGCGGCCTCGTTATCCCTCATGAGCGCCAAGATGGTGATAAAGAACGCCGACATAATAAGGCTCGGCAACGAGGAGTCGGTGAGAAAGGTCGTCAAGGGACTCATATCCAGCGGGGTCGCCATGAGCATAGCGGGCTCATCAAGGCCGGCAAGTGGTGCCGAGCATCTCTTCAGCCATGCACTGGACATGATAGCGCCGAAGCCGGCCCTGCACGGTGAACAGACCGGCGTCGGGACGATAATAATGGCCTACCTCCACGGGCTCAGGTGGGAAAGAGTTAGGGAAACCTTAAAGAAGGTGGGGGCGCCAACTAACGCATACGAGCTGGGGATCGAGCCAGACCTCATCATTGAGGCCCTCACAATCGCCCATACGATAAGGCCCGAGAGGTATACAATCCTAGGAAGGGACGGTTTAACGAGGGAAGCGGCAGAGAAGGCCGCTGAAATCACTGGGGTCATCTGA
- a CDS encoding LamB/YcsF family protein has protein sequence MKVDLNSDLGESFGRYKLGLDEEVMNYITSANVATGWHAGDPLVMRRTVRLAKENGVAVGAHPGYPDLLGFGRRYMRLTPEEARNYILYQIGALYAFTRAEGLELQHVKPHGALYNALVKEEELARAVIEGTADFDKNLIFVALSGSKPAEIAEEMGVKIAHEVFADRAYNPDGTLVPRSKPGAVIHDKEEIAERVISMVKDGGVRAINGEWVELKVDTICVHGDNPKAVEIAAHIRKVLEEEGVKVAPMKEVVR, from the coding sequence ATGAAGGTTGACCTGAACTCGGACCTCGGCGAGAGCTTCGGCCGTTACAAGCTCGGCCTCGACGAGGAGGTCATGAACTACATCACGAGCGCCAACGTAGCTACCGGCTGGCACGCCGGCGACCCGCTCGTCATGAGAAGAACGGTAAGGTTAGCAAAGGAAAACGGCGTCGCGGTTGGCGCCCACCCGGGTTACCCGGACCTGCTCGGCTTTGGCAGGAGGTACATGAGACTCACCCCGGAGGAGGCTCGCAATTACATCCTCTACCAGATAGGTGCGCTCTATGCTTTTACAAGGGCAGAGGGCCTCGAACTCCAGCACGTCAAGCCGCACGGGGCACTCTACAACGCGCTTGTGAAGGAAGAAGAGCTCGCGAGAGCCGTGATAGAGGGAACAGCTGACTTTGATAAAAACCTAATTTTTGTTGCCCTCTCCGGCTCAAAGCCGGCTGAAATAGCGGAGGAGATGGGCGTTAAGATTGCCCACGAGGTATTCGCGGATAGAGCCTACAACCCGGACGGAACACTCGTCCCGCGCTCGAAACCCGGAGCGGTAATCCACGACAAAGAGGAGATAGCCGAGCGCGTTATCTCGATGGTCAAGGACGGTGGGGTCAGAGCGATAAACGGGGAGTGGGTCGAGCTCAAGGTTGATACTATCTGCGTTCACGGCGACAATCCTAAAGCGGTCGAAATTGCGGCTCACATAAGGAAAGTCCTTGAGGAAGAGGGCGTAAAGGTGGCCCCGATGAAGGAGGTGGTGCGGTGA
- a CDS encoding UPF0179 family protein: MAIITLVGEKLARPGVEFIYYGPAEPCKTCKLAGVCVGNLEPGRRYKILRVRSMPSHSCPLHEGKVRVVEVVEPSVEVAIEPRLAIAGSVIKLHFVDCPDREKADLFRPEGLFEGDSVKIIEVLNDVECNGKTYKVVKVMRKKD; this comes from the coding sequence ATGGCAATAATCACGTTAGTTGGAGAAAAGCTGGCAAGACCTGGGGTTGAGTTCATCTACTACGGTCCGGCAGAGCCCTGCAAAACGTGCAAGCTCGCTGGAGTCTGCGTCGGAAACCTTGAACCCGGAAGGAGGTACAAGATACTCCGCGTAAGGAGCATGCCCTCGCACTCCTGCCCCCTCCATGAGGGCAAGGTGAGGGTGGTCGAGGTCGTTGAGCCGAGCGTGGAGGTCGCGATAGAGCCAAGGCTCGCCATAGCGGGTTCAGTGATAAAGCTCCACTTCGTGGACTGCCCGGACAGAGAAAAGGCCGATCTTTTCAGGCCAGAGGGTCTCTTTGAGGGCGACAGCGTAAAAATAATCGAAGTCCTCAACGATGTCGAGTGCAATGGGAAGACCTACAAGGTCGTTAAGGTCATGCGCAAGAAGGACTAG
- a CDS encoding rhomboid family intramembrane serine protease: protein MGLERYFYRYGKATFSLFLVNVAVYVTESILSGNPVNISIEVLARLGQWNYAVTNYGWWWQLFTAMFVHVGILHIVFNMYFLLMMGSQLEHVLGPKRTVVVYIVSGLVGNLLTLLLLPPNSVSAGASGALFGIVGTLIVMMGVVGGNMQRALINAFALFLINSILPGVNAYAHLGGLVTGMAIGYYYGKRIRRRLALAYGYGYY from the coding sequence ATGGGCCTTGAGCGCTATTTTTACCGCTACGGAAAGGCGACCTTCAGCCTTTTCCTGGTAAACGTGGCCGTCTACGTGACTGAGTCGATCCTGAGCGGCAACCCAGTGAACATAAGCATAGAAGTGCTCGCGAGGCTCGGCCAGTGGAACTACGCCGTCACCAACTACGGCTGGTGGTGGCAGCTCTTCACGGCGATGTTCGTGCACGTGGGCATACTCCACATAGTCTTCAACATGTACTTCCTCCTGATGATGGGAAGCCAGCTGGAGCACGTGCTGGGCCCAAAAAGAACTGTGGTCGTTTACATCGTCTCCGGCCTCGTCGGGAACCTGTTGACGCTCCTCCTGCTGCCGCCGAACTCGGTCAGCGCCGGCGCGAGCGGGGCGCTCTTCGGAATCGTCGGAACGCTGATAGTCATGATGGGAGTGGTAGGCGGCAACATGCAGAGGGCACTGATAAACGCATTCGCGTTGTTCCTGATAAACAGCATCCTGCCGGGTGTCAACGCCTACGCCCACCTTGGAGGCCTCGTGACCGGAATGGCAATCGGCTACTACTACGGGAAACGGATCAGGAGGCGCCTCGCCCTTGCGTATGGCTATGGCTACTACTGA
- a CDS encoding bifunctional fructose-bisphosphatase/inositol-phosphate phosphatase, with the protein MDVVWKEVALEMAKEVERKITPMFGTPKAGESLGKNVSGDVTKYVDKVAEDIVLERLRPLGVNIVSEEVGFIDNGSDYTVIVDPIDGSYNFAAGIPIFAFSFAVFKGKEPVYGAIYEFMPKNFYEAIPGEGAFMNGKKIHVRKPERGKEALSFYTRGRCVGLIKKVKRVRVLGAIAVELVYLAKGALDGVLDIRNYVRPTDIAAGVLIAREAGAMVTDENGKELELSLSATEQTNIIAVNDMYLLKLILEELKNGP; encoded by the coding sequence ATGGATGTAGTGTGGAAAGAGGTTGCGCTCGAAATGGCGAAGGAAGTTGAGAGGAAGATAACGCCCATGTTCGGGACGCCCAAAGCCGGGGAGTCCCTCGGCAAAAACGTCAGCGGCGATGTAACAAAGTACGTTGACAAAGTCGCCGAAGATATTGTCCTAGAGAGGCTCAGGCCCCTCGGGGTCAACATCGTCAGCGAGGAGGTGGGGTTCATAGACAACGGGAGTGACTACACGGTCATCGTTGATCCGATAGACGGCTCCTATAACTTTGCCGCCGGAATACCCATATTCGCCTTCAGCTTCGCCGTGTTTAAGGGCAAAGAACCCGTGTACGGGGCCATCTACGAGTTCATGCCAAAAAACTTCTACGAGGCAATTCCCGGTGAAGGGGCGTTCATGAACGGAAAGAAAATTCACGTGAGGAAGCCGGAGCGCGGGAAGGAGGCGCTCAGCTTCTACACGCGTGGAAGGTGTGTGGGCCTGATTAAAAAGGTCAAGCGAGTCAGGGTTCTCGGGGCCATAGCTGTCGAGCTGGTATACCTCGCCAAAGGGGCCCTGGATGGAGTTCTGGACATAAGGAACTACGTGAGGCCAACGGACATAGCGGCGGGGGTTCTCATAGCGAGAGAAGCGGGGGCCATGGTTACTGACGAGAATGGAAAAGAGCTGGAGCTCAGTCTGAGCGCCACGGAGCAGACAAACATAATCGCGGTCAACGATATGTACCTCCTAAAGCTAATCCTGGAGGAGCTGAAAAATGGGCCTTGA
- a CDS encoding transglutaminase-like domain-containing protein → MEVPFITPTDDFNVMMRRAVFALVIALMVFVSGCITVVQQTETSSTTSHSTYPSTSPTPQTTTTTTTTTPPATWTNPEVQWNNLTVFLPSQDAQLNCSGVLWRYILKDALPCMLSGPELEVISPLAAELKGATLEESAWNVLDWEGQWVTYDREKAKEPFAKIIIYPDGRQEVVEGQNNTIQTPYETIMRGKGICTDYTVLTDALLLAMNYSPVYAMGINLTDLGHAAALVRIDGWFFVLDQRLPPMDLGSYYRYWERQGSRVINATLYEIRPGNDLASVKTLGILRGEDFLKQDYSMTENDATALAYRMVGLLSEEFNLAVDNSLSLLSDGKLPEGYKSGKAWLVTYQNLADYYHPIFHEQYAEWLVGRITSDEELLGDIEKSDAVWVEVKVEGNDLAVTLYLGEH, encoded by the coding sequence ATGGAGGTTCCCTTTATAACTCCCACTGACGATTTTAATGTCATGATGAGAAGGGCAGTCTTCGCGCTGGTAATCGCGCTCATGGTGTTCGTCTCAGGATGTATCACTGTAGTTCAGCAAACTGAAACTTCATCCACTACTTCCCACTCAACGTACCCTTCAACGTCCCCAACACCACAGACTACAACTACCACAACAACCACAACCCCGCCCGCAACTTGGACAAACCCGGAGGTTCAGTGGAACAACTTGACGGTTTTCCTGCCCAGCCAGGACGCCCAGTTGAACTGCAGCGGCGTTCTATGGCGCTACATACTCAAGGACGCCCTTCCTTGTATGCTGAGCGGGCCGGAGCTTGAGGTCATCTCACCCCTCGCCGCTGAGCTGAAGGGCGCGACTCTCGAAGAGAGCGCCTGGAACGTCCTTGACTGGGAAGGGCAGTGGGTAACATACGACCGGGAGAAGGCGAAAGAGCCTTTTGCCAAGATTATCATTTACCCCGACGGAAGACAGGAAGTTGTTGAGGGGCAGAACAACACGATACAGACTCCCTACGAGACGATTATGCGAGGAAAGGGCATATGCACTGACTACACGGTTCTCACCGACGCCCTGCTCTTGGCCATGAACTACTCGCCCGTTTACGCGATGGGGATAAACCTCACCGACCTCGGCCATGCGGCGGCACTTGTAAGGATAGACGGCTGGTTCTTCGTCCTCGACCAGCGCCTGCCTCCGATGGATCTCGGCTCCTACTACCGCTACTGGGAGAGGCAGGGAAGTAGGGTCATCAACGCGACTCTCTACGAGATTCGGCCGGGCAACGATTTAGCCTCCGTGAAGACCCTCGGTATTTTAAGGGGGGAGGACTTCCTCAAGCAGGACTACAGTATGACTGAGAACGACGCAACAGCGCTCGCCTACAGAATGGTTGGGCTGCTCTCCGAGGAGTTTAACCTGGCGGTTGACAATTCCCTCTCGCTGCTCTCCGACGGAAAGCTTCCCGAGGGCTACAAATCGGGCAAAGCCTGGTTGGTAACCTACCAGAATCTTGCGGATTACTACCATCCAATATTCCACGAACAGTATGCAGAATGGCTTGTTGGGCGGATAACTTCCGACGAGGAACTCCTCGGCGATATTGAGAAGAGCGACGCAGTATGGGTCGAGGTGAAAGTCGAGGGGAACGACCTAGCCGTAACCCTCTACCTCGGAGAACACTAA